A DNA window from Herpetosiphonaceae bacterium contains the following coding sequences:
- a CDS encoding RiPP maturation radical SAM C-methyltransferase, with product MITEQSPAASHAEESSVQQRDVVLVSMPFGPLMQPSIALGLLKASLGPLNISAEVLYFTMRFAQRISPQTYERIANEAASFDLVGEWTFSSALFGADQLDFDGYMEDVLHRRAPGHLEAQAWNPLPDSFIEDVLRVRAQVESFLDECAQDVLKRRPRIVGFTSVFEQQIPSLALAKRIKAADPEIVIVFGGANCEGVMGAEAVRQFAFLDAVVSGEGDFVFPEIVQRVKAGRSVDDLRGVYTRRNVDFIAINGKYPIAASVTNMDLLPIPDYDDFFEQFAAYNLSEFRDARLMFETSRGCWWGEKNHCTFCGLNGSNMTFRSKSAERALKELLFLTEKYPNHPISVVDNILDYKYFKDFVPELAARQLDLELFYEVKANLRKEQVRLLRDAGITLIQPGIESLSSDVLELMHKGVKALQNIQLLKWCKELGIRAFWNVLWGFPRESPESYARMAELAPLLTHLRPPSAAATIRLDRFSPNFDQAEELGFINVQPYPAYRYMYPFPPSVVANLAYYFTFEYREPQEVLSYTKPLAEQIVVWRNEYVNSDLFSVDKETFLMIWDLRPIAQKPLTVLTGMQRILYIACDTARNISQLRQVVEEHTGETASATAVEELFQPLLEQGLMLREDHSYLSLAIPLGDYSPKKQVLERFQQVLQTFGQSSGDHIVIPIADSVAEEVVSTA from the coding sequence ATGATTACCGAGCAATCTCCGGCTGCCAGTCATGCCGAAGAATCGTCAGTCCAGCAGCGCGACGTTGTGCTCGTGAGCATGCCCTTTGGACCGCTGATGCAGCCCTCGATTGCGCTTGGCCTGCTCAAGGCGTCGCTCGGACCGCTGAACATTTCCGCCGAGGTGCTGTACTTCACCATGCGCTTTGCGCAGCGCATCAGCCCTCAGACCTACGAGCGCATCGCCAACGAGGCGGCCTCGTTCGATCTGGTGGGCGAGTGGACCTTTTCCAGCGCGCTCTTTGGCGCAGACCAGCTCGACTTCGATGGCTACATGGAGGATGTGCTCCATCGCCGCGCGCCGGGCCACCTCGAAGCGCAGGCATGGAACCCGCTCCCCGATAGCTTTATCGAGGATGTGCTTCGGGTGCGCGCTCAGGTCGAGAGCTTTCTTGATGAGTGCGCGCAGGACGTGCTCAAGCGTCGTCCGCGCATCGTTGGCTTCACCAGCGTCTTCGAGCAGCAGATTCCGTCGCTGGCGCTCGCCAAGCGGATCAAAGCGGCAGATCCTGAGATCGTTATCGTGTTCGGCGGGGCCAACTGCGAAGGCGTGATGGGCGCTGAGGCGGTTCGCCAGTTCGCATTTTTGGACGCCGTGGTTTCGGGCGAGGGCGATTTCGTCTTCCCAGAGATCGTGCAGCGCGTCAAAGCAGGCCGCTCAGTGGACGATCTCCGAGGCGTGTACACCCGCAGGAACGTCGATTTCATCGCCATCAACGGCAAATACCCGATCGCCGCCTCCGTCACCAACATGGACCTGCTGCCGATCCCTGATTACGATGACTTCTTCGAGCAGTTTGCCGCCTATAACCTGAGCGAATTCCGCGACGCGCGGCTGATGTTCGAGACATCGCGCGGCTGCTGGTGGGGCGAGAAAAACCACTGCACCTTCTGCGGCCTCAATGGGTCGAACATGACCTTCCGCAGCAAGTCGGCGGAGCGCGCCTTGAAGGAGCTGCTCTTCCTGACCGAGAAATACCCAAATCATCCGATCTCGGTCGTCGATAACATTCTGGACTACAAGTATTTCAAGGACTTCGTGCCGGAGCTGGCCGCGCGACAGCTCGACCTTGAGCTGTTCTACGAGGTCAAAGCCAATCTGCGCAAGGAGCAGGTGCGCCTGCTGCGCGATGCCGGAATCACCCTGATTCAGCCGGGCATCGAGAGCCTGAGCAGCGATGTGCTTGAGCTGATGCACAAGGGCGTCAAAGCGCTGCAAAACATCCAGTTGCTCAAATGGTGCAAAGAGCTTGGCATCAGAGCTTTCTGGAACGTGCTCTGGGGCTTTCCGCGCGAGTCGCCCGAATCGTACGCACGGATGGCCGAGCTAGCGCCGCTGCTGACGCATCTCAGGCCGCCGAGCGCAGCCGCGACGATCCGCCTGGATCGCTTCAGCCCCAACTTCGATCAGGCGGAGGAGCTGGGCTTTATCAATGTCCAGCCCTATCCGGCCTACCGCTATATGTATCCCTTCCCGCCCAGCGTCGTCGCCAACCTCGCCTACTACTTCACCTTCGAGTACCGCGAGCCGCAGGAGGTCTTGAGCTATACCAAGCCGCTCGCGGAGCAGATCGTCGTCTGGCGTAACGAGTACGTCAACAGCGACCTTTTCTCGGTCGATAAAGAAACCTTCCTGATGATCTGGGATCTGCGCCCGATTGCCCAAAAGCCGTTGACCGTGCTGACCGGCATGCAGCGTATCCTGTACATCGCCTGTGATACCGCGCGGAATATCAGCCAGCTTCGGCAAGTCGTCGAAGAGCACACTGGTGAGACAGCCTCCGCGACGGCAGTTGAGGAACTGTTTCAGCCACTCTTGGAGCAGGGCTTGATGCTCAGAGAAGATCACTCCTACCTCAGTCTGGCGATTCCGCTTGGTGATTACTCCCCGAAAAAACAGGTGTTGGAGCGCTTCCAGCAGGTGCTCCAGACATTTGGGCAATCGTCGGGAGATCACATAGTCATCCCTATAGCCGACTCTGTAGCAGAGGAGGTGGTGTCCACCGCTTGA
- a CDS encoding pitrilysin family protein codes for MAKETIIHTVLSSGLQIKLKQQAHQRTVNLGVFISHGTQDEDLQTSGAAHFIEHVVFNPNYLPQHLQELLNSLLEAGVSYEAATSKEYTRFMLTCLPKQIEQVLHALSLLVSSRHVSDAAIEHERPIILHEHAMHFSSSAVLKELLDHALWGDHSLGLFVIGRKENILRFDRQELEERLHLHYVPERTSLVALGPIDVDSFVEQVDHYFEPWESSPRNFSDPIVVTEPRLAALPTNSSRIDLLIGYVGVPSDSRDRYAMDLLADILGGDLKSRLFVELREKQKLAYLVHAYPTTYALGGYLAIRVNCNREDLPRAHAAIQQEIARIKADGVNEAELARVKASRTRAVLMTLENSPQHLQLLGRRATRNDDFFVDLETRRIETVQAEDIVRLAEEIFIPKNIAMVGFGPQDEELLQLI; via the coding sequence ATGGCAAAAGAAACCATCATCCATACTGTGTTGAGCAGTGGCCTTCAAATCAAGCTGAAACAGCAAGCACACCAGCGAACGGTGAATCTGGGCGTATTCATCAGTCACGGCACACAAGATGAGGATCTTCAGACCAGCGGCGCGGCGCATTTCATCGAGCATGTCGTCTTCAACCCAAACTACCTGCCTCAGCACCTTCAAGAGTTGCTCAATAGCCTGCTTGAAGCGGGCGTGAGCTACGAGGCGGCGACGAGTAAAGAGTATACCCGCTTTATGCTCACCTGCTTGCCGAAGCAGATCGAGCAGGTGCTCCATGCCCTGAGTCTGCTCGTCAGCTCACGCCATGTGAGCGACGCGGCGATCGAGCACGAGCGCCCGATCATTCTGCATGAGCACGCGATGCATTTCTCTTCCAGCGCCGTGCTGAAGGAGCTGCTGGATCATGCCCTGTGGGGCGATCATTCGCTCGGCCTCTTTGTGATCGGGCGGAAAGAGAATATTCTGCGCTTCGATCGGCAGGAGCTAGAGGAGCGGCTGCACCTGCACTATGTGCCGGAGCGTACCAGCCTCGTCGCGCTTGGCCCGATCGACGTCGACTCATTTGTGGAGCAGGTCGACCACTATTTCGAGCCGTGGGAAAGCTCGCCGCGCAACTTCAGCGATCCGATCGTCGTCACCGAGCCACGGCTGGCCGCGCTGCCCACCAACAGCTCTCGCATCGATCTGCTGATCGGGTATGTCGGCGTTCCATCCGACTCGCGCGATCGATATGCGATGGATCTGCTGGCCGATATTTTAGGCGGCGACTTAAAATCACGGCTTTTCGTCGAGCTGCGCGAAAAACAAAAGCTGGCCTACTTGGTCCACGCCTACCCGACAACGTATGCCCTGGGCGGCTATCTTGCGATCAGGGTCAACTGCAATCGAGAGGATCTGCCCAGAGCACACGCGGCCATTCAGCAGGAGATCGCGCGCATCAAAGCCGACGGCGTCAACGAGGCAGAGCTGGCGCGTGTCAAAGCTAGCAGGACACGCGCAGTGCTGATGACGCTCGAAAATAGCCCGCAGCACCTCCAGCTCCTCGGTCGGCGCGCGACGCGCAACGACGATTTCTTTGTGGATCTTGAGACGCGCCGGATCGAGACGGTTCAGGCCGAGGATATTGTCCGGCTGGCAGAGGAGATTTTCATCCCCAAAAATATCGCGATGGTCGGGTTTGGGCCGCAAGACGAAGAGTTGCTACAACTGATCTAG
- a CDS encoding MFS transporter, producing the protein MSVEQPSKLWNRDFSILWAGLIQSYLGDAFLEIGLLWLVLELTGSPVAAGAILALEGIPKLLGPLAGVIIDRTSKRLVLIMADLVRGMILVLVYGLYVLGLLAIWQLYILVVVLGAMTIFYGPALRVMLPTLVPDSALPGANSAIQGGQQVAMIVGASLAGVMLALIGTPAALLLDGLSFLIAALALWLVHFPPGLLRSSRLSAGAVWHDMIGGLRFIFFTTQVLMLTALAFFINLVLSPVNVIFPFFSNTVLGQGVEGFGFLAASIAVGLLVGNLAAGIIGDRLPYTWSILLGLLGMTLALIGLSFAQTLLVALIITAMLGFMTPFIQIPLVSRLQRAVPQNYQGRVFATMGTLISLSTPLAAALAGQALAALPIPLIFRVAAVGTLVVACIWFVVSLRQQPEPGGQTGSVETTR; encoded by the coding sequence ATGTCCGTGGAGCAACCATCGAAGCTATGGAACCGGGACTTCAGCATCCTGTGGGCAGGGCTGATTCAGTCCTATCTCGGCGATGCCTTTCTGGAAATCGGTCTGCTCTGGCTGGTGCTGGAGCTGACCGGCAGCCCGGTTGCCGCCGGTGCGATCCTGGCGCTGGAAGGGATTCCTAAGCTGCTGGGGCCGCTCGCCGGGGTGATCATCGATCGGACGAGCAAGCGGCTGGTACTGATCATGGCCGATCTCGTACGCGGCATGATTCTGGTGCTGGTGTATGGCCTGTATGTGCTCGGCTTGCTGGCAATCTGGCAGCTCTACATTCTGGTCGTCGTCCTGGGCGCGATGACGATCTTCTACGGCCCGGCGCTGCGCGTGATGCTGCCGACGCTGGTTCCCGACAGCGCGCTTCCCGGGGCGAACTCCGCGATCCAGGGCGGGCAGCAGGTGGCGATGATCGTGGGCGCGAGCCTGGCTGGCGTGATGCTCGCCCTGATCGGCACTCCGGCTGCGCTGCTGCTCGATGGGCTATCGTTCTTAATCGCGGCGCTGGCGCTCTGGCTGGTCCATTTTCCGCCGGGGCTGCTGCGGAGCAGCCGTCTGAGCGCAGGCGCGGTCTGGCACGACATGATCGGCGGGCTGCGTTTCATCTTCTTTACGACGCAGGTGCTAATGTTGACGGCGCTTGCCTTTTTCATCAATCTCGTGCTCAGCCCGGTTAACGTGATCTTCCCGTTTTTCTCGAATACGGTGCTGGGCCAGGGCGTGGAGGGCTTTGGCTTCCTGGCGGCTTCGATCGCGGTCGGTCTTTTAGTGGGCAACCTGGCTGCCGGGATCATCGGCGACCGTCTGCCCTACACGTGGTCGATTCTGCTGGGGCTGCTGGGCATGACGCTGGCGCTGATCGGCCTGAGCTTTGCGCAGACGCTGCTGGTCGCGCTGATCATAACCGCAATGCTGGGCTTCATGACGCCGTTCATCCAGATCCCCCTGGTATCACGCCTGCAGCGGGCAGTTCCCCAAAACTACCAGGGACGAGTCTTCGCTACAATGGGTACGCTGATCTCGCTCTCGACGCCACTCGCGGCTGCTCTGGCCGGCCAGGCGCTGGCGGCGCTGCCGATACCGCTCATCTTTCGGGTGGCGGCGGTAGGTACGCTGGTGGTCGCCTGTATCTGGTTCGTGGTTAGCCTCAGGCAGCAGCCAGAGCCAGGCGGACAGACCGGCTCAGTCGAAACAACGAGATAG